The Halorhodospira halophila SL1 genomic sequence GCCCTGCGCCGCGACCTGGCGAAGGTGGCGCGCTGCCCGGCCACAGTGCTCATCCACGGTGAGAGCGGTTCGGGCAAAGAGCTGGCCGCCCAGGCAATCCACCACGCCTCACCCCGGCGCGACGGCCCCTTCGTGGCCGTCAACTGCGGCGCCATCCCCGCCAACCTGGTGCAGACGGAACTCTTCGGCCACGAGCGCGGCGCCTTCACCGGCGCCCAGCAGCGCCGCTGCGGACACCTGGAGCGGGCCCAGGGCGGCACCATCCTCCTCGATGAGGTCGGCGAACTGACCCTGGAGCACCAGGTCAACCTGCTGCGCGTCCTCGAGGACCGGGCGGTGACGCGGGTCGGCGGCACCGAGCGCATCCCCGTGGATGTCCGCGTCATCGCGGCCACCCACGTGGACCTGGCGGCCGCCGTCGAGAGCGGGCATTTCCGCGAGGACCTCTACTACCGACTCAATGTGTTGCACATCGAGCTCCCGCCCCTGCGCGAGCGGGGCAACGACATCGAGCGCCTGGCCCACGTCTTCCTCGAGCGCTTCCGCAGCGCCTACCTCAGCCCGGTGCGCGGCTTCACCAGCCAGGCCCTGGGGGCACTGCGCCGCCACAGCTGGCCGGGGAACGTGCGCGAACTGATCAACCGCATCCAACGCGCCGTGGCCATGGGCCAGCGCGCGCTGCTCAGCCCCGGCGATCTGGGGCTGGAGGCCCGGCTGGGCACCGTCCGCCAGGCCGAGACCCTGGACGACGCCCGGGCCCGGGCCGAGCGGGCGGCCATCCTTGGCGCCCTGGCGCGCTGCGAGCGCAACGTCTCCCGGGCCGCCCGCGAGCTGGACATCTCGCGGGTGACGCTCTATCGCATCATGCACCGCCTGGGGCTGAGGCCGTGAGCCGGGGGCACGGGCCTCGCGCCCGCCCCCCGCTGCGGCGCCGGATGCAACGGTGGTCCGGCCTCCCCCTGGCCGTGCTCCTCGCCGCCACGCCGCTGCTGGCCAGCGCCAACGAACCCGACGCGGTGGGCGCCCCGCCTCCGCCCCAGGAGACCGCCGGCGGACTGCAGCAGCGCACCATCCTCTCGCCCCAGGGCTCGTTCACCGCCGAGCCGTCGCTGAGCTACTCCCAGTCCACGTCAACGCGGGTGGCCATCGACGGGGTCACCATTCTGCCGGCCATCGCCGTGGGGCTGATCTCGGTGCGCCAGACCCAGCGCGAGAGCCTCACCGCCGCGCTGGGGCTGCGCTACGG encodes the following:
- a CDS encoding sigma-54 dependent transcriptional regulator; protein product: MGAPTLVRAVAGLRSALSVHPGKTTPALQPSAAPPGWDLTPVEDWSAIERLLTGEHPPVGLVRVTAENVEACQRFLAGGAGVEWLALCDPPDGHNQDAVEALLASAFYDFHTLPADPERLAVSLGHAAGMAQLRRHTRSRQAELTADTGGILGDSPGIQALRRDLAKVARCPATVLIHGESGSGKELAAQAIHHASPRRDGPFVAVNCGAIPANLVQTELFGHERGAFTGAQQRRCGHLERAQGGTILLDEVGELTLEHQVNLLRVLEDRAVTRVGGTERIPVDVRVIAATHVDLAAAVESGHFREDLYYRLNVLHIELPPLRERGNDIERLAHVFLERFRSAYLSPVRGFTSQALGALRRHSWPGNVRELINRIQRAVAMGQRALLSPGDLGLEARLGTVRQAETLDDARARAERAAILGALARCERNVSRAARELDISRVTLYRIMHRLGLRP